CACCGAGCTGCTGCACCGGGACCTGAGCGTGCTGGCCGCCGAGACCCAGCTGCCCTCCTCGGCCGCCGCGCTGGCCCGGGGCGAGGTGGCGGTGCTGCACCACCTCGCCGAGTCGATGGAGCAGTACCGATCGCTGGCGATCAACCCGTACTGGAGCAGGATCCAGGCCGCGGTGGCGGCGGACCGGGCCCGCCGCGCCCGGGCACTGCTCGACGGCGGTGTCGAGGGCCTGCTCACCAGCCTCCGGCCGGCCATGCGCTGGGAGGACAGGGTGCTCGAGGTCCGCCACTACCCGCACAGCCGGGAGATGCACCTCGACGGCCGAGGGCTGCTGCTGGTGCCGTCGTTCTTCTGCGCGAGCACGCCGGTCGCACTGCTCGACCCGGCGCTGCCACCGGTGCTCGTCTACCCGGTCGACCGGCTGGGCGGGCTTGCACCGGCCGACCGCGTCGCGGCGATCCCGTCGGGTGCTCCCCGCGACTCGCTCGCCGCGCTGCTCGGCCGCACCAGGGCGGCGGTGTTGCAGGCCACCGACGAGGGCTCCACCACCGGCGAGGTCGCCCGTCAGCTCAACATCTCACCGGCGGCAGCGAGCCAGCACGCCACGGTGCTGCGCAACGCTGGCCTGCTGGTCAGCCACCGGGAGCGCAACAGCGTGCTGCACACGCTGACGCCGCTCGGCCGGGCCATGCTGGACGCCTGACCCGGCCGTCTCTCACAGCGCGAGCGCGGCGCTCGCCGGGCTGCCCGGCGGTGGCGGCAACAGGGTCGACCCGACACCCTCGGCGGCCAGGGCGACGCGCAGTCGGTGCAGGTCGGCGCCGAAGCGGACCAGACCCATCGGCTCGACGGGCGTCGGGGCCGAGCCCAGCACCAGGGCGGCGCCCTCCGGCCAGCCCGGCATCTCCGCGACCAGACCGGCGCGTACCTCCGCCTCGTCGACCAGGGTGAAGACCGTGCCGGGGGCGACGACCTCGGCGACCGCGTCGATCGCCCGCCGCACCGCGGCCAGGTCGGCCGGCGTCGGGCCGAGAGCGTCGGCCAGGGTGGCGGCGTCGGTGAGCCCGGCGGCACGGGCCTCGGCGGTGCCGAGCGAGAAGAGGTCCTGCGCGGCGTCGCGGATCAGCGCCCGCGCACCATCGGCGTCATCCGGGGTGGTCGTGGAGAGGTAGCCCCGGACCACCGCGACCGGCACCTGGTCACACTTGCCCTTGATCAGCTCGCCGGCGCCCGCCAGCTCGTCCACCACGGCCATCTGGGTCAACTGCAACTCGTTGCCGTACGGGTCCACCTCGCCACGGTGGTCCCGGGTGGCCGGCATTCCGGCCACCCCGAGCGCCACGTCGGTGAGCCCGTTGCGCCAGGGCCGGCCCATGGTGTCGCTGATGATCACGGCCAGATCCAGGTCGTAGCGCTCCCGCAGCGCCTCGCGCAGAGCCCGCGCCGACGCGTCCGGATCGACAGGCAGCAGCACCAGCTGGGTCTTGTCCACGTTCGACGCGTCGATCCCCGCAGACGCCATCACGAAGCCGTGATGGGTCTGCACGATTCGGGTCGGCCCCCGGCTGGCGACCACCCGGGCGGTCTCACCGGCCAGGGCCTCGTCCCGGGCGGCCAGCCGCTCCGGACCGTCCGCCGGGACGTCCACCAGCCGCCCCTCCGCCTTGGAGACGATCTTGCTGGTCACCACCAGGACGTCGCCGTTGCGCAGCCACGGCGCCGCTGTCGCGATCACCGCAGCCAGGTCGTCACCCTCGGTCACGTGGCCGATGCCGAGCACCGGCAGGATTTCCAGCCTCACGTCAACTCCACCGCGGCGCGGACCATGGCCGCAGTCGCCGCCTCGTCGGTCATCCGCAGCGGCACCGCGCGGACCGTCACCCCGGGCACCACCGCGCCGGCGTCCTCCTCGGCCACCAGCCACCCGTCCAGCAGGCCGCCGTCCGGTCGGCCCCCGTACAGGCGGCCCACTCCGGCGGCGCTGCACTCGACACCGAGCACGGCGAGGCAGCGGTCGGCCATGCCCCGCACCGGAGCGCCGCCGATGATCGGTGAGACACCCACCACCGGCGCCGGGCTGTCGGCCACCGCCGCACGCAGCCCCGGCACGGCCAGCACCGGCGCGACGCTCACCACAGGGTTGCTGGGCGCGACCAGCACCAGATCGGCCGAGCCGATCGCCTCCAACACGCCGGGTGCCGGCTTCGCCGTCTCCGCGCCGACGAACACGAAGCGCTGAGTGTCGATGTCAGCGCGGTACCGCACCCACCACTCCTGGAAGTGGATCGCCCGTTGGCCCTGCTCGTCCTCGACCACCGCGTGGGTCTCCAGACGGTCGTCCGTCGCCGGCAGCAGACGTACGCCCGGCTCCCAACGGGTGGACAGCGCCTCGGTGACCGCGCTCAACGGGTAGCCGCCGTTGAGCATGCTGGAACGCACCAGGTGGGTGGCGATGTCCTTGTCGCCGAGGCCGAACCACGTCGGCTGCGCCCCGTACGCGGCCAGCTCCTCCTTGACCGTCCAGCTCTCGCCGACCCGACCCCAGCCCCGCTCCGGGTCGGCGCCGCCGCCGAGCGTGTACATGACGCTGTCCAGGTCGGGACAGATCTTCAACCCGTGCAGCCACAGGTCGTCGCCGACGTTGACCACGGCGGTCACCTCCGCGCCGACCTCCCGGGCGTACGCCCGGACGCCGAGCAGGAACCGGGCGCCGCCAATGCCGCCGGCCAGAACCACGATGCGCATGTCGACCATCCTCGCGCACGTGACGCCTCCGGTCCGCCGGTGGCCCTAGAGACTAGGCTCACGTGCGCCCTGTCCGTTCATGCCCCGAGGGGGACCTCGTGACCAGCCCCGCCGAGCCCGCGTCGACCGACGCGACGCAGGCCCGTCAGCTGACCAAGCCACTACGCGAACTCGCTGCGCTCGCGTTGCTCGGCGCCAACGCGGTGTTCCTCTTCGTGGGCCTGCTCCGGCTGATCGCCCCGAACGACTACAGCTCCTTCACCGACCGCGCGGGCAGCGCCTTCTACGCGTTCATCGGGGTGGAGGCGGTGGTCCTCCCACTGCTGGCCGTGCTGTTGGCCACGCACGTCTCACCGGTGCTGCCGAAGGCGAAGCTGATCACTCAGGTGGCCCTCGCCGAGTACG
This portion of the Micromonospora zamorensis genome encodes:
- a CDS encoding coenzyme F420-0:L-glutamate ligase, whose product is MRLEILPVLGIGHVTEGDDLAAVIATAAPWLRNGDVLVVTSKIVSKAEGRLVDVPADGPERLAARDEALAGETARVVASRGPTRIVQTHHGFVMASAGIDASNVDKTQLVLLPVDPDASARALREALRERYDLDLAVIISDTMGRPWRNGLTDVALGVAGMPATRDHRGEVDPYGNELQLTQMAVVDELAGAGELIKGKCDQVPVAVVRGYLSTTTPDDADGARALIRDAAQDLFSLGTAEARAAGLTDAATLADALGPTPADLAAVRRAIDAVAEVVAPGTVFTLVDEAEVRAGLVAEMPGWPEGAALVLGSAPTPVEPMGLVRFGADLHRLRVALAAEGVGSTLLPPPPGSPASAALAL
- the cofD gene encoding 2-phospho-L-lactate transferase, with product MRIVVLAGGIGGARFLLGVRAYAREVGAEVTAVVNVGDDLWLHGLKICPDLDSVMYTLGGGADPERGWGRVGESWTVKEELAAYGAQPTWFGLGDKDIATHLVRSSMLNGGYPLSAVTEALSTRWEPGVRLLPATDDRLETHAVVEDEQGQRAIHFQEWWVRYRADIDTQRFVFVGAETAKPAPGVLEAIGSADLVLVAPSNPVVSVAPVLAVPGLRAAVADSPAPVVGVSPIIGGAPVRGMADRCLAVLGVECSAAGVGRLYGGRPDGGLLDGWLVAEEDAGAVVPGVTVRAVPLRMTDEAATAAMVRAAVELT
- a CDS encoding winged helix-turn-helix domain-containing protein; translation: MLKIHFSGEDILRTRLAPAADPIWELVLSLHVLQGRNRDPLTANWRRTVSQALRQDVASEQLRLLFALNPPRGYFPDFLTPYDSVDGFEAGLDALRRTPTELLHRDLSVLAAETQLPSSAAALARGEVAVLHHLAESMEQYRSLAINPYWSRIQAAVAADRARRARALLDGGVEGLLTSLRPAMRWEDRVLEVRHYPHSREMHLDGRGLLLVPSFFCASTPVALLDPALPPVLVYPVDRLGGLAPADRVAAIPSGAPRDSLAALLGRTRAAVLQATDEGSTTGEVARQLNISPAAASQHATVLRNAGLLVSHRERNSVLHTLTPLGRAMLDA